Part of the Leptotrichia massiliensis genome, AATGCAAATAGAATACAAAAAAGAGTACAGCCATAATTTAGGAAGAGAAATGGAATTCATAAGATATGGACATTCAGGAAAGCCTGTTTTAGTTTTTCCTTCACAAGATGGAACTTGCAATCAGTATGAAGAATTTGGAATGGTAAATGTTCTGTCAGATTACATCGAGCAAGGAAGACTGCAATTATTCTGTGTTGGCAGTGTTGATACTGAGAGCTGGTCAGACATTCACGGAGATCCAAGACATAGAATAGAAATGCAAGAGAAATATTTTAATTATATTACAAATGAATTTGTTCCAAGAATATGGGATATTTCTTGGAGAAATGATATTATTGTTACAGGATGCAGCATGGGAGGAGCTCATGCGGGAATAGCATTTTTTAGAAGGCCCGACTTATTTGACACATTGATTTCCTTAAGCGGAATGTTTGATGCGGCAATGTTTTTTGGAGATTACAAAGATGATCTTGTTTATAATAACTCTGTTGTTGACTTTTTAAGAAATATGCCTTGGAATCATCCTTATTTAGATATTTACAGACAAAAAAACATCATAGTGTGCATTGGACAAGGAGCTTGGGAAGGAGAACTTCTTCCGAGCAACAGAGAACTTGCAGATATTCTTTATGAAAAAGAAGTTCCAGCATGGAATGATTTCTGGGGTTACGATGTAGCTCATGACTGGGACTGGTGGAGATTGCAAATAAGATATTTTATGGAACATTTAGATATCTAGGTAATTTTGTTTAATTATACTAACAAATAAAAAGCACTGAAATTTATTAATGAAGATAAGTATTTCTTTCTTTAATAAGTTTCGTGCTTTTAAATTTTTATAATTAAGAAAAGAGAGGTGTTTATTTATATGTTAAAAAAACTATTTTCCCGTCTTGGGGAGTATAAAAAAAGTGCCTTAATTTCG contains:
- a CDS encoding esterase family protein, translating into MQIEYKKEYSHNLGREMEFIRYGHSGKPVLVFPSQDGTCNQYEEFGMVNVLSDYIEQGRLQLFCVGSVDTESWSDIHGDPRHRIEMQEKYFNYITNEFVPRIWDISWRNDIIVTGCSMGGAHAGIAFFRRPDLFDTLISLSGMFDAAMFFGDYKDDLVYNNSVVDFLRNMPWNHPYLDIYRQKNIIVCIGQGAWEGELLPSNRELADILYEKEVPAWNDFWGYDVAHDWDWWRLQIRYFMEHLDI